The nucleotide window TCATCCGGCCCCGGCTGATGACCGAGTTCGATGAGGAACAGCGCGCCCGGCTCGGCAGCCGCACAGACATCGCCTACTTCTCCGGACGCGACATCGACGACTTCCGCGAGGAGGCCTCCGCCGCCGTGGAGGCGGGACGGCTGCAGATGGTGATCGGTCGCGGGCTGAGCATGGCCTCGGCCGGGGAGGACCTGCCGGACTGGCTGCGCTTCTACAGCCACGACTACTCGCTGGGCTTCCACGGCCCGCCGATGGGGATCGGGCGGATCCTCTACGACGTGCTGCAGTTCCACCCGGCGCAGGTCAGCTTGTTCAACATCGACTTCTTCAGCGGGCAGAAGGCCTTCGGCAAGGGCTACCGTCCGGCGAAGGACCAGCAGATGGGGCCGTACTCGATCGTCAACGAGGTGGTGCTCGCCCATGATCTCGCCTTCGAGCACCGGCTCACCAAGGCCATGGCGGCCAGCGGTGTGCTCGACGCCCAGGGCGTGGCCGGCGAGGTGCTCGGACTGACCGAGGAGCAGTACATCCAGCGCCTGGAGACCTCCTCGGCGCTGACCACCCGGACCGCGTGACCGCATGGCGCTGAGTCTGCATGGGCTGCGGGTGAAGATCGCCGCCGCCGCCGTGATCAAGTACGGGGCCCGCCGGGTCTCTGAGCTGCCAGGGGGCCAGCGTGCCGTGCTGGGTGCCGCCGGGCGGATCCGGCCGGGTACGCAGGACGAGGAGTCCGGGTCCTACCGCGGACTGCTGGCCCAGATGCTGGGCGAGTCCGTGAACGCCGACGACGACGGCGCCGACCACGGCCTGGTCTACGACCCGATCGCGGGACTGATCTCGGGTCCGGTCAGCTCGGCGGAGTCGCTGGCGTCCGCGGAACATCGGCACGCTGCGGACCCGTCCGACCCTGCGGCGCAGTGGAAGCTGGGCCGCGCGCTGTTCGCCGCGGGGGAGACCACGCGCGGACTCGAGCTCATGGACGCCGCCGTGACCGCCGAGCCCACTGCGGCCAAGCTGGTCGCCCTTGCGGCGGCGTACCGGAAGCCCTATGTGGCTCAGTTCGAGACGGCCCTGGGGCTGTACCAGCAGGCGCTGGAACTTAACCCGGCGGATCTGCGTGCCGTGGAGGGCATCATCAACGCCGGAGCGCGCTCCACCTTCGACTGGCCGCTGATCTGGGCCGGAGCGGCGCAGCTCAAGCCCGGACGTGGTCCGCTCGCGGATGCTGCGTTCTGGGCGCGAGTGGAGCCGCTGTTTGACCAGGAGCCTTCTGCGGAGAGCATCGCCGAGGCCGAGTCGGCGCTGGAGGCTGTCGCGGGGACGGCGCACCGGCTGCACCAGCTGGTGCTGGAGGTGCTGATCGTCCGGCTGCAGTTCCTACGCCGCTTCCGGGTGGCCGCGTCGTTGCGGGATGCCATGGCAAGGAACCGGATCAAGGAGCTCGGCGGCATTCCGCTGGAGTCCCCGCTGTGGTTCAAGCACCTCCTGGGCGGCTACGCCCAGCTGGGGCAGCTGGAGAAGGCCACCCGGGCCGCAGCCCGGCCTCCAGTAGACGCCGCCACAGACCTGCGCCGACTCCAGCTCGCGAAGC belongs to Nesterenkonia halotolerans and includes:
- a CDS encoding tetratricopeptide repeat protein, whose product is MALSLHGLRVKIAAAAVIKYGARRVSELPGGQRAVLGAAGRIRPGTQDEESGSYRGLLAQMLGESVNADDDGADHGLVYDPIAGLISGPVSSAESLASAEHRHAADPSDPAAQWKLGRALFAAGETTRGLELMDAAVTAEPTAAKLVALAAAYRKPYVAQFETALGLYQQALELNPADLRAVEGIINAGARSTFDWPLIWAGAAQLKPGRGPLADAAFWARVEPLFDQEPSAESIAEAESALEAVAGTAHRLHQLVLEVLIVRLQFLRRFRVAASLRDAMARNRIKELGGIPLESPLWFKHLLGGYAQLGQLEKATRAAARPPVDAATDLRRLQLAKLRADVAVFSGDAGPLQVQAADRRAELPLPGDDAMLDLVQGKRVAVVGPAATEEQLGEPIESYDVVVRTRARGDVSAEEARRSGTRTDIAYYNGRDLGSMWADAAEAVAAGSLKLAVARPFYAALVEEQPDWLRFTRSEFGLYFRGTSLGIQRMVYDLLQFAPAEIALFGADFYAGERSYPPGYRTHSGFGPHSPLNDIVMVHDLVFERRLMQAFCATGIVVPQGVAAEVLDLPEAEYLDRLERSSGLH